The Nerophis ophidion isolate RoL-2023_Sa linkage group LG07, RoL_Noph_v1.0, whole genome shotgun sequence genome contains a region encoding:
- the LOC133556075 gene encoding small integral membrane protein 36-like: MGFLENYQEIDPVTLNLCILIASYVILLLVFLISCIMYDCRGKDPTKEYAPDPPPTQSPIRLVVMQSSPAPVGRWDAAGMITTYHEPPHGDFREKKSTMV; encoded by the coding sequence ATGGGCTTCCTGGAAAACTACCAGGAGATCGACCCGGTCACGCTCAACCTCTGCATCCTGATCGCCAGCTACGTCATCCTGCTGCTGGTCTTTCTCATCTCCTGCATCATGTACGACTGCCGCGGCAAGGACCCCACCAAGGAGTACGCCCCGGACCCCCCGCCCACCCAGTCGCCCATCCGGCTGGTGGTCATGCAGAGCTCCCCGGCCCCTGTCGGGCGCTGGGACGCGGCCGGCATGATCACCACCTACCACGAGCCCCCGCACGGCGACTTCCGGGAGAAGAAGAGCACCATGGTCTGA
- the LOC133556073 gene encoding transmembrane protein 100-like, which produces MPGDASQDAMKTPASAEKPGAAPPATTVSIPLVNEVQLAAATGGAELSCYRCTVPFGVVVLIAGVVVTAVAYGFNSHGSTISYLGLVLLSAGLALLAASAVCWRVRLERRKERRRESQTTLVSNQRNIFT; this is translated from the coding sequence ATGCCGGGAGACGCCAGTCAGGATGCCATGAAGACGCCAGCGAGCGCGGAGAAGCCTGGCGCGGCGCCGCCTGCGACGACGGTCAGCATCCCGCTGGTCAACGAGGTGCAGCTGGCGGCGGCCACGGGCGGCGCCGAGCTGTCCTGCTACCGCTGCACCGTCCCCTTCGGCGTGGTGGTGCTGATCGCCGGCGTGGTGGTGACGGCGGTGGCGTATGGCTTCAACTCGCACGGCTCCACCATCTCCTACCTGGGACTGGTGCTGCTCTCGGCCGGACTGGCGCTGCTGGCGGCCAGCGCCGTGTGCTGGAGGGTGCGGCTGGAGAGGAGGAAGGAGCGCCGGCGGGAGAGCCAAACCACGCTGGTGAGCAACCAGAGGAACATTTTCACATGA